The nucleotide window cgACATCGACACGGCGACTCACAAGTGGGACACTGTCACAACTTACATAAGGCATAAATATGTGTGAGTGGCAGTGAAGACGATAAGCAAAACATGCTTTGACTTCACTACCCCAAGCGGGATAAGCATTTAGGAGTGAGCGCATTTCAAGAAGTGCTATTGTTTTCTTAGAGTCAAAGTGTTCTTCAGCGTTGCAGGAGATGCGCCACATAAATCACACCCAAAAAAAGTGTCCGGTAttcgtttgtatgtaaatatatgataGTTAGATGGCAACAAACGATGAGGGCGCGTAGCATGCAACATGACACAGGCGAATGCGGCAGGGGCACGCAAGCGCAAGTGTATGAGTTCAATGAACGCGTAACAACATCAGGTTGATGACAAAATCACAGGAAGACGCCAAGGATGGgctagcaaataaaaaatgacagACGGTAGTTTGAGAATATTTAAGTGAAGCtgagaaattcaaattttcaaccgCTAGCGGTCACATTTCAACGCTGCCACAAATGacagtttttataaatttcggaGTACACAAGTAGCAAGTAGCCGGTAGCCATTGCAAAGTGATGGCATTAAGTGCACTAACGGAAAAAATCTGCAACAAATAGCAAGAGCTGCCAAGGCAGGGTCGCACAAACCTGGCAGCAGCAGCGCCGGTAGTAGCTCCAGTGGCAACTatcaatttgcataaaaaagtaCGCTTACGTCTTGAGCCAAACACGCTCAATATGCGCGTCAACTCATCATCAACCATCATGTGAACCGCGATGGCATGCAAAGCAAGGCACGGCACAAAGCTAAAGATAAAACtcaaagatattttattttttcgaaaggAGCATTGGTTTTGAATACGAAATGGAGTATAAAAGACGCGGCAAGCTTGTGGGAGATGCAAATTTTGCGAGAAAAAGGAAGATGAAAATATGGAGCTTGAAACTGATGCGCTGCGCTGGAGATAGCGCCGATAGCCGCTGACGCGCCGCaagatgccgatgccgatgcagATACAGATGGTGATGACGAGCTGACGTCGTCAGCGGCGATGGAGATGGCGTTGAACTTGAAAGTTGAAAATGGAAATGCGCGATGGCAAAGCCAAATGACAGGCCAAGTGCACTTGATCCTTATACTAGAGTCGTTTGTATGACAGGCTGACTGCATGCTTGGATTAGCGATGGTTTTGGAGCCTGTTTGTTTGGCTGTAGTCTCTGAGCAAAGGGTATATGATGGCTCGCTGTTTGTGACCGTGCAACCTTTTTTGTCGCTTCCTCCATTTGGATCCGCCTTAGTTAACAATATGCTCAAGCCAATTTGAATATTGTCCTCgttgttagttagttagttgtaGCGCATATAGACTCAGCATACAAATAACTGAGGTATGCCATGCCTTCGATAGGCATTTGTTGTGGCAGCCACTGTTATTGCCTTCGAAATCTCGTACACCACGCGTATTGGCAATGATGAAATGCAGTCAAGTTGAAAAGTGTCACTTGAGTTATGggttcattgtttttgttatttttgtatttttttcgcttGCCTCGCCGCCATATCATCAGAACTCTTCGTTTATCTTGTATTACTTGGCGCGCTTTGAGTGTTTGCAAAAACTTCGGCGGcttgcagtttttttttgcagattttGCTGTGAATTCTCTCTGGCTCTTGCTGACTTTTTCTGTGttcttttattttgctttatttcttcTGGCTCTTCAAAGGCTtggctttttatttattaatatgcaCTTGCCTATCAGTTGAACTTTTCAAATCAAGCCATTTCGATTGACAGCCGCCACAAAAAAGCCACTCATAGCGTATGCATTTGCAACCAGGAAGTttgcagaaaatataaataatgagcAAGTTCGTTGCTTGGTCAATACTTAGGGCCTGATGATGCTTGAAAATTTATGCGCTTGAGCAATAtctttaaattaacaaaaaatgcaaataataatgaGAAAAACTCggatcaatttattgaaaaaaaaaaattagattcgACAATATTGATgtctttaaacaaatatttgtgtagtgttcaataaattttttttcaactaaaaaactAACAGACATGTTCATTGAACAGCagcatacaatatttatttaatggaaaaaatccgagtctcaaaaatatcaaattcttaaaaaaaaataggtaaCCACACAATTAgccgatatttatatatatttattttattttaacaaccATCACCAAAATCAGattaaaatatatgcataccAACAATTTCTTAGTTTGCATTTAAGATATTTGTTTAAGATTATTTATTGCGAGAACTAAATTCCTGTAGACACATGGTAATCTTGAAAGCGGTATCACAATCATGGCAACCCTTCTCAGCCTTACAATTATGAACTGCTTCTTTGATTTCGTCTTCGTGTCCCTTCAATTCTCCAACTATCATAATTTCCTTATAGGCCCTCTCAGTATCGAAAGTACCCTTCTTTAAGATACCCCTTTTCTCCATCACACACATTATCATACATTTTATGTCCGAGGTGGCTTCATTAGCTTTCATGCCATTGGTAATGAATTTTCTAAATTCCGATTCAGTCACATTTGTATCAGCCATGCAGGCCAATTCGTATATATTTATCAGCTCCCGTCTGCTATATTGTTGCTTCAAGAGTAATTGAAAGTTAGTTATCGACCTAATGTAAGGAAGTCGGGTCTTACCATAGTGATGCTACCGAAAACGGTCAGTATAACCAAAATGAACAGAGCTTTCATTATTACTGCACAGTGTTTCCTAATCGAACTGTAGGTGATAGAGATATTAGAATGCTAATGAACTAACTGCAGAGGATCGACGCATTTATAGTCGAATTATTTAAACTCGACTGACtttgttttactattttttgttttaattggtCAGATTAGTGTGATTTCACGTTTCAATGATGCACTTTTTATACAAGTTTTACATacgatttattataaaaaatattgaaattaactgAAATTCGGCATTGTAATTATTGTGTAATTTATCAATTACCatagtttttgtttgtaaacCTCCTCTAATGGGAGCTAATttgttcaatattatttactaatttCACCTGCTaatagttttttattgaaagttaattaaacaatttttgagaTGTCATAATATTGGTAGTTGCCTGAAATCTATATGTTATACATTGAATATTCCTCACCCTAGCTTCATGTTTCTCGAATCTTTAAGCTTTTGAGAAACTATTTATTTCAtggcaaaaaatatgaaaattctgaaaaaatggTTTTGGGTAAAGGAGTCTAATAGGGTATTTGAAAGTAAACGGCCGAGTTAATGCTTATATGGTTAAGTAGAAAGAGATAATAGTgatttaagaagaagaagaaaacagtATAATGGCTTCTGAGACAGAAGGCTATTTCACCGAAGCATTAAATAGATTATTTACCGAATATTATCAATATTGACTTGATTTAACCTGAAGAACTAAACTCTGTAGTATAAATTGGAGAAAATTTAGTTCATTCGAAGACTGTAAGAGTCCTATAACTACCCATAATTGTGAGATCTAGTTCTTAGATAGTCTTAACGGGTATAATGTTGATGTTATCTAAACTTGCTAGATCAACTATCCCTGAAGAGAGCAGTCAAACAGTAACATTCTTAAATAATGTGTTCGTCGCAATAGATTAtatcaaagaaaaatatatcttcTCAGTGAGATCATTATTGTCGATCTGAGAGAACTTGGTTTGGTTGTACAAGAATATATCCTGAAATGAAGTTTTCGATCCGATCttatattaaatagatataaatatacgAGTTTCTAGGTATTCATTAAAGTGATGATGACTTCTCTCAAACAAGACCGGCTATACAATATCAAAGCTAAGTGGTAGAACATCAAACTATCATATGCCACACTCTCAAAGGTCAAAGAAGTACAATAGTATGTCcatatgtaaaaacaaaaggtatttcttctatttacaaacatacaaaactaCACTTACACTTGAGCTTATGTATCTTGGAACAATGTGAGCAACTCAATTGACGCATGAACAGCACACGCAACGAAATTACCAAATGATGAgtttgcattcttcaattccatacaTACTTAACTGCCACAAACATATTTCCAATGAAATTGTATCTCCTTGGTGatgtaaaaataacaattcGACGTGTATAGAGTGGATTCCCCCTTTTAACACATATGAGTGCATAAGTTACATTTCTTTGTTGAATAACCGACAAATTCTGTGGCAATCAACTGCGAAGAAGGGGTAATGATGTCgggagacacacacacatatataaactaACTgcttaagtatatgtatgtattgagatttcatttcgaaaactaatttattttagcTTTGAAATGTTGCGtgtcacacacatatacacaggcAGACAGGCAGACAGGCAACACTAGTTCACAACTGACATTCCGtcagacaatacaatacaataagaCAATATGTATTCAATTTGTGGCAAATGCGTTTATAATGCAACACAAGCCATCTAGTTAGCCATTTAAGATAAATGAACGCGTTTTTAATAACACTAACAGCAAAGTGCAGAGCATACTCACGAAGGAGACTGCAGGCAATTCGCAGCGTCAGTGTAGCATTTGGTATTAAAAACTTGAATTGGTTTTCGTTGAAATGTGTTAAGAAAATTGTGGGATTGTGCAATGGAGTGAAATAATTGTAATTGGTATGAGTTAATGATGGCAAATGATTATATGATCGAAAAAGAAAGAGAGAAAGATATGATTGATTTTTGTATGAGTTAGCTAGTaactatttatttctaattactATACGATATAGTGACTAAAATattcgttttatttaaaaaaaaaatttgaataaccAGAAATAACTGTTTTTACTTCAGTTTTTAAACCCTGAAcatggtatattaagtttgtcacgaagtttgtaacacccagaaggaagcgtcggaggccctataaagtatatatataaatgatccatgtccgtctgtctgtctgtctgtctgtctgtctgtctgtatatatacgaacaagtccttcagtttttaagatatcgttttgaaattttgcagatgttattttctcttcaagaagctgctcttTTGTCGGAACTGCCTATATCGGagcactatatcatatagctgccatacaaactgaacgatcggaatcaagggcttgtatggaaaacttccgcattttactacatatcttcacgaaatttcgtgtgagttattgttcatagtaataatttaatctccaaaaaaatgttcagatcggttcactatagcacaTAGCcttacaaaccgaacgatcggattcaatggcttgtatggctTGTAATAATacaatctccgaagaaattgttcagatcggttaactatataaccttaatgtttctagcaaacaacccggctaaaaagaaatagtaaaatgttttattgttttttacttactttttcttacgtctttagatttgcttaaacacatatagcgttttcttttctcaaaaaaatgtaacatttattctaccctgtattcggattttcaaattgtggatgAGAGTTGACTAGCATAATAGGAAGACATTTCTCTGTTCTTTTATCacgtaaaaaatggaaaacattcaaaaaggtagtacagcatttgtataatgttgaaatataaaaaggcagcattttcatcgagTAAA belongs to Zeugodacus cucurbitae isolate PBARC_wt_2022May chromosome 6, idZeuCucr1.2, whole genome shotgun sequence and includes:
- the LOC105211263 gene encoding general odorant-binding protein 56h-like, yielding MKALFILVILTVFGSITMQQYSRRELINIYELACMADTNVTESEFRKFITNGMKANEATSDIKCMIMCVMEKRGILKKGTFDTERAYKEIMIVGELKGHEDEIKEAVHNCKAEKGCHDCDTAFKITMCLQEFSSRNK